In one Aeromicrobium wangtongii genomic region, the following are encoded:
- a CDS encoding MMPL family transporter — translation MAWHLYRLGRWSFRHRRIVISFWIGLLLLMGVGASTLSGKTSDQFTLPGIESIEAFDLMKERTPDAAPDGATARIVFQAPEGEKLTDPENAAAVKEALAAVDSKNVMTPPEARVLAATSEDGRTGYASIQYAKQSIELTDADREALETAPEVAQDAGLTVAIGGDALQEIPAQGLTELIGVGLAVIVLLITFGSLLMAGMPLLTAIIGVGIGVAGITTLTGFIDLGSSTPTLALMLGLAVGIDYALFIASRYRHEIHVGRSQEEAAGRAVGTAGSAVVFAGLTVVIALAGLSIVNINFLTQMGLAASATVAVAVLIALTLLPALFGAAGGKIGWGKIPFIKAPDPEDETVKNTMGRRWADLITKHRIKTLVGGLVVAGVVAIPVASMQLALPDDGTAPDGTGPRVAYDLIADNFGAGTNGPLLVVVDTKGADDPEAAVSATVKKVESVKKDVAAVLSPVPAKDAAPAEAEAFEGQLEATDYAIITLVPKSGPSDADTQTLVEDLRDEVSGVEADTGATVYVTGQTAVGVDISEKLADAFPKYLVVVVGLAFILLLIVFRSILVPLKAVAGFLLSVGVSLGATVAVFQWGWFADLIGVDKSGPVLFMLPLLLTGILFGLAMDYEVFLVSRMREEFVHGRPAKESVVFGFQYGARVVTAAAAIMVGVFGSFALGDEVIIKSIGFGLAVGVLADAFLVRMTIVPAFMALMGDRMWWLPKWLDKAMPNLDIEGESLVRRVEERDAAERETVPVA, via the coding sequence ATGGCTTGGCACCTCTACCGGCTCGGGCGCTGGTCGTTCCGGCACCGCCGCATCGTCATCTCCTTCTGGATCGGCCTGCTGCTCCTGATGGGCGTCGGCGCCAGCACCCTGTCGGGCAAGACGTCCGACCAGTTCACGCTGCCGGGCATCGAGTCGATCGAGGCATTCGACCTGATGAAGGAGCGCACGCCCGACGCAGCCCCTGACGGGGCGACCGCCCGCATCGTGTTCCAGGCCCCCGAGGGCGAGAAGCTCACGGACCCCGAGAACGCCGCCGCCGTCAAGGAGGCGCTGGCCGCCGTCGACTCCAAGAACGTCATGACGCCGCCCGAGGCGCGCGTCCTGGCCGCGACGTCCGAGGATGGCCGCACCGGCTACGCCTCGATCCAGTACGCGAAGCAGTCGATCGAGCTCACCGACGCCGACCGGGAGGCCCTCGAGACGGCGCCCGAGGTGGCGCAGGACGCCGGGCTCACCGTCGCGATCGGCGGCGACGCGCTGCAGGAGATCCCCGCGCAGGGCCTCACCGAGCTCATCGGTGTCGGTCTGGCCGTGATCGTCCTGCTGATCACGTTCGGCTCGCTGCTGATGGCCGGCATGCCCCTGCTCACGGCCATCATCGGCGTCGGCATCGGCGTCGCTGGCATCACGACGCTGACCGGGTTCATCGACCTCGGCTCGTCCACCCCGACCCTGGCTCTCATGCTCGGCCTCGCGGTCGGCATCGACTACGCCCTGTTCATCGCCTCCCGCTACCGCCACGAGATCCACGTCGGTCGCAGCCAGGAGGAGGCCGCCGGTCGTGCGGTCGGCACCGCCGGTTCCGCGGTCGTCTTTGCCGGTCTGACCGTCGTCATCGCGCTGGCCGGACTGTCGATCGTCAACATCAACTTCCTGACCCAGATGGGCCTGGCCGCCTCCGCCACCGTCGCGGTCGCCGTGCTCATCGCGCTGACGCTCCTGCCGGCCCTGTTCGGCGCGGCCGGCGGCAAGATCGGCTGGGGCAAGATCCCGTTCATCAAGGCTCCGGACCCCGAGGACGAGACCGTCAAGAACACGATGGGTCGCCGCTGGGCCGACCTCATCACCAAGCACCGCATCAAGACCCTCGTCGGTGGCCTGGTCGTCGCCGGTGTCGTCGCGATCCCGGTCGCGTCGATGCAGCTGGCCCTGCCCGACGACGGGACGGCGCCGGACGGCACCGGACCCCGTGTGGCGTACGACCTGATCGCCGACAACTTCGGCGCCGGCACGAACGGGCCGCTGCTGGTTGTCGTGGACACCAAGGGCGCGGACGATCCGGAGGCTGCGGTCTCGGCCACGGTCAAGAAGGTCGAGTCAGTCAAGAAGGACGTCGCCGCGGTCCTCTCGCCGGTGCCGGCGAAGGACGCTGCTCCCGCGGAGGCCGAGGCGTTCGAGGGCCAGCTCGAGGCGACGGACTACGCGATCATCACCCTCGTGCCCAAGAGCGGCCCGTCGGACGCCGACACCCAGACACTGGTCGAGGACCTGCGCGACGAGGTCTCCGGCGTCGAGGCCGACACCGGCGCGACCGTGTACGTGACCGGCCAGACGGCCGTGGGCGTCGACATCAGCGAGAAGCTCGCCGATGCCTTCCCGAAGTACCTGGTGGTCGTGGTCGGCCTCGCGTTCATCCTGCTGCTGATCGTGTTCCGCTCGATTCTGGTGCCCCTCAAGGCCGTTGCCGGATTCCTGCTGTCGGTCGGTGTCTCGCTGGGTGCGACAGTCGCGGTCTTCCAGTGGGGCTGGTTCGCCGACCTGATCGGTGTCGACAAGTCCGGCCCCGTGCTGTTCATGCTGCCGCTGCTGCTGACCGGCATCCTGTTCGGCCTGGCGATGGACTACGAGGTGTTCCTGGTGTCCCGCATGCGCGAGGAGTTCGTCCACGGCCGTCCCGCCAAGGAGTCGGTGGTCTTCGGCTTCCAGTACGGTGCGCGGGTCGTGACGGCGGCCGCGGCGATCATGGTCGGCGTCTTCGGCAGCTTCGCGCTGGGTGACGAGGTCATCATCAAGTCGATCGGCTTCGGCCTCGCGGTGGGTGTCCTCGCCGACGCCTTCCTGGTCCGCATGACGATCGTCCCGGCGTTCATGGCGTTGATGGGCGACCGCATGTGGTGGCTGCCCAAGTGGCTCGACAAGGCCATGCCGAACCTGGACATCGAGGGCGAGTCGCTCGTCCGCCGGGTCGAGGAGCGGGACGCCGCGGAGCGGGAGACCGTCCCGGTCGCCTGA
- a CDS encoding TetR/AcrR family transcriptional regulator, translating into MTEDRLLELYTGTLELVAERGYEKLTMDQIAEATKSSKATLYRQWGSKSALVVEALQCVGETEQQTPDTGSLRGDLMAMVDRAEEQDHDSDLLAAIMHAVRQDAELAAAVREQILEPGRETIRAVVQRAVARGEIAADCAGLAFVDYVFIAPIVLHHLFEGDEPSPDFLRRYVDGALLPALGIH; encoded by the coding sequence TTGACCGAGGATCGTCTGCTCGAGCTCTACACCGGCACCCTGGAGCTGGTCGCCGAACGGGGCTACGAGAAGCTCACGATGGATCAGATCGCCGAGGCCACCAAGTCCAGCAAGGCGACCCTCTACCGCCAGTGGGGCAGCAAGTCAGCCCTCGTGGTCGAGGCTTTGCAGTGCGTCGGCGAGACCGAGCAGCAGACACCCGACACCGGCTCCCTGCGGGGTGACCTGATGGCGATGGTCGACCGCGCCGAGGAGCAGGACCACGACTCCGACCTGCTCGCGGCCATCATGCACGCGGTGCGTCAGGACGCCGAGCTCGCCGCCGCGGTGCGCGAGCAGATCCTGGAGCCGGGTCGCGAGACCATCCGCGCGGTGGTCCAGCGGGCGGTGGCACGGGGCGAGATCGCGGCGGACTGCGCCGGACTGGCCTTCGTCGACTACGTGTTCATCGCCCCGATCGTGCTGCACCACCTGTTCGAGGGCGATGAGCCGTCACCGGACTTCCTGCGCCGCTACGTCGACGGCGCACTCCTGCCGGCCCTCGGCATCCACTGA
- a CDS encoding TIGR03086 family metal-binding protein, whose protein sequence is MSTREESSSDTPADAHRRAAAAFGDRVDGTRDWDAPAPVEGWTARDVVGHLVEWLPGFLAGGGVDLPPGPSVAGDPVAAWHHHVGAVQDLLESPRAGEEFVHPHAGTRVLGEVIDSFYVSDVFMHTWDLARATGQDDTLDPARCEELLAGMTPIEDLLRSSGQYGPAVPVASDAPVQDRLIAFIGRDPHWTP, encoded by the coding sequence GTGAGCACGAGGGAAGAATCATCGTCGGACACCCCCGCGGACGCCCATCGCCGCGCCGCCGCAGCGTTCGGGGACCGGGTGGACGGGACGCGAGACTGGGACGCCCCGGCGCCTGTCGAGGGGTGGACCGCGCGGGACGTCGTCGGACACCTGGTCGAGTGGTTGCCCGGCTTCCTGGCGGGAGGAGGGGTCGATCTGCCGCCCGGACCCTCGGTCGCGGGCGATCCCGTCGCGGCCTGGCATCACCACGTGGGCGCGGTGCAGGACCTGCTCGAGTCGCCGCGCGCCGGCGAGGAGTTCGTCCACCCGCACGCCGGGACCCGCGTCCTCGGAGAGGTCATCGACAGCTTCTACGTCTCGGACGTCTTCATGCACACCTGGGACCTCGCCAGGGCGACCGGTCAGGACGACACCCTGGACCCGGCCCGCTGTGAGGAGCTCCTGGCCGGGATGACCCCGATCGAGGACCTGCTGCGGAGCTCGGGTCAGTACGGCCCGGCGGTGCCGGTCGCGTCCGACGCCCCGGTCCAGGACCGGCTCATCGCATTCATCGGCCGCGACCCGCACTGGACCCCCTGA
- the trhO gene encoding oxygen-dependent tRNA uridine(34) hydroxylase TrhO, which translates to MATPKVLLFYGFAPLADPDAIRLWQRTLCESLGIRGRIIVSKDGINATLGGDVVQLKKYIKGTRAYAPFKDIDFKWSEGRAQPDGTSADFPRLSVRVREELVTFGAPDELEVDENGVVDGGTHLSPADLHALVESKDVVFFDGRNKIESDIGHFAGAVRPEVETTREFIEVLDSGVYDHLKDKPVVTYCTGGIRCEVLTPLMKKRGFREVYQLDGGIATYGEAYGDDGLWQGSLYVFDDRISMDFSDHAALVGACDLCGQATNDVADCGDVSCVRQMVRCASCLGGHTMCDQHALTA; encoded by the coding sequence GTGGCCACCCCCAAAGTTCTCCTGTTCTACGGCTTCGCGCCGCTCGCCGATCCGGACGCGATCAGGCTGTGGCAGCGCACGCTGTGCGAGTCCCTCGGCATCCGCGGGCGCATCATCGTGTCCAAGGACGGCATCAACGCGACCCTGGGCGGCGACGTCGTGCAGCTCAAGAAGTACATCAAGGGCACCCGGGCGTACGCGCCGTTCAAGGACATCGACTTCAAGTGGAGCGAGGGTCGCGCCCAGCCGGACGGCACCAGCGCCGACTTCCCCCGGCTCAGCGTCCGGGTGCGGGAGGAGCTCGTGACGTTCGGGGCTCCGGACGAGCTCGAGGTCGACGAGAACGGGGTCGTCGACGGCGGCACCCACCTGTCGCCCGCCGATCTGCACGCCCTGGTGGAGAGCAAGGACGTGGTGTTCTTCGACGGCCGCAACAAGATCGAGTCCGACATCGGTCACTTCGCCGGCGCGGTCCGGCCCGAGGTCGAGACGACGCGCGAGTTCATCGAGGTGCTCGACAGCGGTGTCTACGACCACCTCAAGGACAAGCCGGTCGTCACCTACTGCACCGGCGGCATCCGCTGCGAGGTGCTGACCCCGCTGATGAAGAAGCGCGGGTTCCGCGAGGTCTACCAGCTCGACGGCGGGATCGCGACGTACGGAGAGGCCTACGGCGACGACGGCCTGTGGCAGGGATCGCTGTACGTCTTCGACGACCGGATCTCGATGGACTTCTCCGACCACGCGGCACTCGTCGGTGCGTGCGATCTGTGCGGACAGGCGACCAATGACGTCGCGGACTGCGGCGACGTGTCGTGCGTCCGGCAGATGGTGCGATGCGCGTCATGCCTGGGCGGGCACACGATGTGCGACCAGCACGCGCTCACCGCCTGA
- a CDS encoding 2'-5' RNA ligase family protein — protein sequence MVQSVELVLDAGLDQLVREEWALLLAARLPSQARHTGESNAPHVTLGLASVVTPAAEEALRSVPGPAGMTVRLGGWLVFSGRRHVLARAVVPSADLLSLHAQVTTAMDGLPDQPSTTTPGRWTPHVTLARRLTTDQLARALDRLVGRPRQPEGTVAGLRRWDGEARVAWGIGATS from the coding sequence ATGGTGCAGTCAGTCGAGCTCGTCCTGGACGCCGGGCTCGACCAGCTCGTCCGGGAGGAGTGGGCCCTGCTGCTCGCCGCGCGCCTGCCGAGCCAGGCCCGGCACACGGGGGAGTCGAACGCCCCGCACGTGACCCTCGGCCTCGCGAGCGTGGTGACACCCGCCGCGGAGGAGGCGCTGCGATCGGTGCCTGGTCCGGCGGGCATGACCGTGCGCCTCGGCGGGTGGCTGGTCTTCAGCGGTCGCCGCCACGTGCTCGCCCGTGCGGTCGTGCCGTCCGCCGACCTGCTCTCCCTCCACGCGCAGGTCACCACCGCGATGGACGGCCTGCCGGACCAGCCGTCCACGACGACCCCCGGCCGGTGGACGCCGCATGTGACGCTCGCGCGCCGGCTCACCACCGATCAGCTGGCCCGGGCGCTGGACCGCCTGGTCGGCCGGCCGCGGCAGCCCGAGGGAACGGTCGCGGGCCTGCGTCGCTGGGACGGTGAGGCGCGCGTGGCATGGGGCATCGGGGCCACCTCCTAG
- a CDS encoding amidase, with product MTELHEMDATDQADLLHRRQVSAVELVQHHLDRIDRYGKALGAFVTVTAEQALVAARAADASILAGRAPAFAGVPTAIKDLTPTAGVPTSMGSAAMRGFVPDVDAHVVDLLRRAGFISLGKTNTPEFGLSSYTDNDLVGPARTPWDLARNAGGSSGGAAAAVSAGLVPLAQGSDGGGSIRIPASSCGIFGFKPSRGRVSVGPTGSDWSGLAVDGPLARTVRDAAALLDVMAHAMPGDLRPLPDPDVPFAERVRRDPGRLRIARWSGTHLEGIDPGADAVAAWEEASRLLESLGHEVVDIANPFPQALEPQFNVIWSSGIAGAPIPPAAEPLLRANTRYWRERGGRASAVDLARAMQFLEATTRDVITGLREFDAFLTPTLALPPQPVEWFNESGDPAQDHHRELLYTPYTGLNNMSGQPAASLPLHWSADGLPIGVMLATHPAQDGLLFSLCAQVEAAAPWHARRPPGF from the coding sequence ATGACCGAGCTGCACGAGATGGACGCGACCGACCAGGCCGATCTCCTGCACCGCCGACAGGTCAGCGCCGTCGAGCTGGTGCAGCACCACCTCGACCGGATCGACCGGTACGGCAAGGCCCTCGGGGCCTTCGTCACCGTGACGGCAGAGCAGGCGCTGGTGGCGGCGCGAGCGGCGGACGCCTCGATCCTGGCAGGCCGGGCCCCCGCGTTCGCAGGTGTGCCGACCGCCATCAAGGACCTCACGCCGACCGCGGGGGTGCCGACGTCGATGGGCTCCGCGGCGATGCGCGGCTTCGTCCCCGACGTGGATGCGCACGTCGTGGACCTCCTGCGACGGGCCGGCTTCATCAGCCTGGGCAAGACCAACACCCCGGAGTTCGGCCTGTCCTCCTACACGGACAACGACCTGGTCGGCCCGGCCCGCACGCCGTGGGACCTGGCCCGCAACGCCGGCGGGTCGAGCGGGGGTGCTGCCGCAGCCGTCTCGGCCGGCCTGGTGCCACTGGCCCAGGGCAGCGACGGCGGCGGGTCGATCCGCATCCCGGCCAGCTCGTGCGGCATCTTCGGCTTCAAGCCCAGTCGCGGCCGGGTCAGCGTAGGCCCGACCGGTTCGGACTGGAGCGGGCTCGCGGTGGACGGACCCCTGGCCCGCACGGTCCGCGATGCCGCCGCACTGCTGGACGTCATGGCGCACGCGATGCCCGGGGACCTGCGTCCCCTGCCCGATCCGGACGTCCCGTTCGCCGAACGAGTGCGCCGCGATCCGGGACGTCTGCGCATCGCCCGCTGGTCGGGCACCCACCTGGAGGGGATCGACCCGGGAGCGGACGCCGTGGCGGCGTGGGAGGAGGCGAGCCGTCTGCTGGAGTCCCTCGGCCACGAGGTCGTCGACATCGCCAACCCCTTTCCGCAGGCCCTGGAGCCGCAGTTCAACGTCATCTGGTCCAGCGGCATCGCGGGAGCGCCCATCCCGCCCGCGGCCGAGCCGCTGCTGCGCGCCAACACCCGCTACTGGCGGGAGCGCGGCGGGCGCGCCTCGGCCGTCGACCTCGCGCGCGCGATGCAGTTCCTGGAGGCGACCACGCGTGACGTCATCACCGGGCTGCGGGAGTTCGACGCCTTCCTCACCCCGACCCTCGCCCTGCCGCCGCAACCGGTCGAGTGGTTCAACGAGTCCGGCGATCCGGCCCAGGACCACCATCGCGAGCTGCTCTACACGCCGTACACGGGCCTGAACAACATGAGCGGCCAGCCGGCGGCGAGCCTTCCGCTGCACTGGTCGGCCGACGGCCTGCCGATCGGCGTCATGCTGGCGACCCACCCCGCGCAGGACGGACTGCTGTTCAGCCTGTGCGCCCAGGTCGAGGCGGCCGCCCCCTGGCACGCACGGCGTCCGCCGGGCTTCTGA
- the map gene encoding type I methionyl aminopeptidase: MIELLTPTQLDEMRPAGRFVASVLTALSEAADVGVDLLELDALAHDMIRKEGAESCYIDYHPSFGAMPFGKVLCTSVNDAVLHGLPHKYKLRDGDLLSLDFAVSVNNWVCDSAVSVIVGTPREEDVRLIEHAQEALDAAIAVARPGNRIGDISAAIGAVGRAHGLKINTQFGGHGVGRTMHGDPHVPNDGRAGRGLPLKPGLVIAIEPWFLQTTDEIRMDEDGWTIRSADGSRGAHVEHTIAITEGDPIVMTARD, translated from the coding sequence ATGATCGAGCTCCTGACCCCCACGCAGCTCGACGAGATGCGTCCCGCCGGACGCTTCGTGGCCTCGGTGCTGACGGCCCTGTCCGAGGCCGCCGACGTGGGTGTCGACCTGCTCGAGCTGGACGCGCTGGCGCACGACATGATCCGCAAGGAGGGTGCCGAGTCCTGCTACATCGACTACCACCCGTCCTTCGGCGCGATGCCGTTCGGCAAGGTGCTGTGCACCTCGGTCAACGATGCCGTCCTGCACGGGCTGCCGCACAAGTACAAGCTGCGTGACGGCGACCTGCTGAGCCTGGACTTCGCGGTGTCGGTCAACAACTGGGTCTGCGACTCGGCGGTCAGCGTCATCGTCGGCACCCCCCGCGAGGAGGACGTCCGCCTGATCGAGCACGCGCAGGAGGCCCTCGACGCGGCCATCGCGGTGGCTCGTCCGGGCAACCGCATCGGTGACATCTCCGCGGCCATCGGTGCCGTCGGCCGGGCGCACGGGCTCAAGATCAACACCCAGTTCGGCGGCCACGGTGTCGGCCGGACGATGCACGGCGATCCCCACGTGCCCAATGACGGACGGGCCGGCCGCGGCCTGCCCCTCAAGCCGGGCCTCGTCATCGCCATCGAGCCGTGGTTCCTGCAGACCACCGACGAGATCCGCATGGACGAGGACGGCTGGACGATCCGCAGCGCCGACGGCTCGCGTGGCGCGCACGTCGAGCACACGATCGCGATCACCGAGGGTGATCCGATCGTGATGACCGCCCGGGACTGA
- a CDS encoding SDR family oxidoreductase yields the protein MIDLASASAVVTGAASGIGEGIAQRLLERGASVVLGDLDAERLAATAARLEQDHAGRVAHVAGDAADAEHIAALIAAAGDVDLYVANAGVFRGFGLEAAESEWALGWDVNVMGQVRAAQALVPGWVERGSGCFVSTASAAGLLTQLGSPTYSVTKHAAVGFAEWLAATYGDQGVQVCCLCPMGVRTDMMREGETSEDATGRLAMKSVVTAGATLTPLDVADVLLEAVEAGAFFALPHPEVGTMYARKAADTDHWISGMQRFRSSLEQ from the coding sequence ATGATCGATCTGGCGAGCGCATCGGCGGTCGTGACCGGGGCTGCCAGCGGGATCGGCGAGGGCATCGCGCAGCGCCTGCTCGAGCGTGGGGCATCGGTCGTCCTGGGTGACCTGGACGCCGAGCGCCTCGCGGCGACGGCTGCGCGGCTCGAGCAGGACCACGCGGGCCGCGTCGCCCATGTCGCCGGCGATGCCGCCGATGCCGAGCACATCGCGGCGCTGATCGCCGCCGCCGGGGACGTGGATCTCTACGTCGCGAACGCAGGGGTGTTCCGGGGCTTCGGCCTGGAGGCGGCGGAGTCGGAGTGGGCACTGGGCTGGGACGTCAACGTCATGGGCCAGGTGCGCGCCGCGCAGGCGCTCGTCCCCGGCTGGGTCGAGCGCGGGTCCGGCTGCTTCGTCAGCACGGCTTCCGCCGCCGGCCTGCTGACCCAGTTGGGCTCGCCGACGTACTCGGTCACCAAGCACGCTGCTGTCGGCTTCGCCGAGTGGCTGGCCGCGACGTACGGTGACCAGGGCGTGCAGGTCTGCTGCCTGTGCCCCATGGGCGTGCGGACCGACATGATGCGCGAGGGGGAGACCAGCGAGGACGCGACCGGGCGTCTGGCGATGAAGTCGGTCGTCACCGCCGGCGCGACGCTGACCCCGCTGGACGTCGCCGACGTCCTGCTGGAAGCCGTCGAGGCGGGGGCGTTCTTCGCCCTGCCTCATCCGGAGGTGGGCACGATGTACGCCCGCAAGGCCGCCGACACCGATCACTGGATCTCCGGCATGCAGCGATTCCGGTCGAGTCTGGAGCAGTGA
- a CDS encoding acyl-CoA dehydrogenase family protein, translating into MHFGFDDKTTELIERVSAFMDAEVYPAESILKEQIEDNVANDRWTFPPIVMELRAKAKAQGLWNFFDPSEHGAGLTNLQYAPIAELTGRSIQMAPAVFNCAAPDTGNMEVLSMFGTDEQKKQWLEPLLAGDIRSAFAMTEPQVASSDATNIELSIVRDGDDYVINGRKWWITGAMNPDCKIFIVMGKTNPDADRHRQQSMILVERDTPGMEIVRGMHVFGYHDRDHGGHAEMRFTDVRVPATNLIAGEGEGFAIAQARLGPGRIHHCMRSLGIAERAIEMMSKRASERVAFGKPIADQGVVRDWIAESRVKVEQLRLLTLKAAWLMDTAGNKAAHTEIQAIKIATPQTVEWILDKAIQVHGAGGLSQDFPLAEWFAGMRTLRFADGPDEVHKNALARAELRKWNRR; encoded by the coding sequence ATGCATTTCGGATTCGACGACAAGACCACTGAGCTGATCGAGCGCGTCAGCGCCTTCATGGACGCCGAGGTCTACCCGGCCGAGTCGATCCTCAAGGAGCAGATCGAGGACAACGTCGCCAACGATCGCTGGACGTTCCCGCCGATCGTCATGGAGCTGCGGGCCAAGGCCAAGGCGCAGGGGCTGTGGAACTTCTTCGACCCCAGCGAGCACGGTGCCGGCCTCACGAACCTGCAGTACGCACCGATCGCCGAGCTCACCGGCCGCAGCATCCAGATGGCACCGGCCGTCTTCAACTGCGCCGCGCCCGACACCGGCAACATGGAGGTGCTGAGCATGTTCGGCACCGACGAGCAGAAGAAGCAGTGGCTCGAGCCGCTGCTCGCCGGCGACATCCGCTCGGCCTTCGCGATGACCGAGCCGCAGGTCGCGTCCTCGGACGCCACCAACATCGAGCTGAGCATCGTCCGTGACGGCGACGACTACGTCATCAACGGCCGCAAGTGGTGGATCACCGGCGCGATGAATCCCGACTGCAAGATCTTCATCGTGATGGGCAAGACGAACCCGGACGCGGACCGGCACCGCCAGCAGTCGATGATCCTGGTCGAGCGGGACACCCCCGGCATGGAGATCGTCCGCGGCATGCACGTGTTCGGCTATCACGACCGCGATCACGGCGGTCACGCCGAGATGCGGTTCACCGACGTCCGGGTGCCGGCCACCAACCTGATCGCCGGGGAGGGCGAGGGATTCGCGATCGCGCAGGCGCGCCTCGGACCGGGACGCATCCACCACTGCATGCGCTCGCTGGGCATCGCGGAGCGCGCGATCGAGATGATGAGCAAGCGCGCGTCCGAGCGGGTCGCCTTCGGCAAGCCGATCGCCGACCAGGGCGTCGTGCGTGACTGGATCGCCGAGTCCCGCGTCAAGGTCGAGCAGCTGCGCCTGCTGACGCTCAAGGCGGCCTGGCTGATGGACACGGCGGGCAACAAGGCCGCGCACACCGAGATCCAGGCCATCAAGATCGCGACACCCCAGACCGTCGAGTGGATCCTCGACAAGGCCATCCAGGTGCACGGCGCCGGCGGGCTCTCGCAGGACTTCCCGCTCGCGGAGTGGTTCGCCGGGATGCGCACGCTGCGCTTCGCAGACGGCCCCGACGAGGTGCACAAGAACGCCCTCGCGCGCGCCGAGCTGCGCAAGTGGAACAGGAGATGA
- a CDS encoding MaoC family dehydratase: protein MTRVFDSLDAFKAAVGEELGTSDWITVTQEQINTFADATGDHQWIHVDPERAASGPFGGTIAHGYLTLSLLPVFAEKIYSIEGLAFGMNYGANKVRFPSPVPVDSRLRATATLLETKDIAIGTQLVINFVVEREGADKPVCIAEVVYVMAGA, encoded by the coding sequence ATGACCCGCGTGTTCGACAGTCTCGATGCCTTCAAGGCCGCCGTCGGAGAGGAGCTCGGCACCAGTGACTGGATCACGGTGACCCAGGAGCAGATCAACACCTTCGCTGACGCGACCGGCGACCACCAGTGGATCCACGTCGATCCCGAGCGCGCCGCGTCCGGCCCGTTCGGCGGCACCATCGCCCACGGCTACCTGACCCTGTCGCTGCTGCCGGTGTTCGCAGAGAAGATCTACTCCATCGAGGGCCTGGCCTTCGGCATGAACTACGGCGCCAACAAGGTGCGCTTCCCGTCCCCGGTCCCCGTCGACTCGCGGCTGCGCGCCACCGCGACGCTGCTGGAGACCAAGGACATCGCGATCGGCACCCAGCTGGTCATCAACTTCGTCGTCGAGCGCGAGGGTGCGGACAAGCCGGTCTGCATCGCCGAGGTCGTCTACGTCATGGCAGGAGCCTGA
- a CDS encoding energy-coupling factor transporter transmembrane component T: MRSLVLRLNPLVLFAFGLFSLIGSLFVRDLTTAAWAVGAYAAAALLFLPSWRYPVVCLLLSAVAAATIVYSTWRLGGRDEQEALTAGLRILVLAWPGSVMLGYLDPARLGDYLAQSLRLPARMVAAFSAALQRFLGFHLAWQQLDRVRRARGFGAGRNPFANGPYVADMSFALLVQALRGASASSIAMDARGFATAHDRTWAEPATWSGLDRAAIALAALLGAVPVVVHLV, translated from the coding sequence ATGAGATCGCTCGTGCTCCGGCTCAACCCCTTGGTGCTGTTCGCATTCGGGCTGTTCTCGTTGATCGGCTCGTTGTTCGTCCGCGACCTCACGACCGCCGCGTGGGCGGTCGGGGCCTATGCGGCCGCGGCGCTCCTGTTCCTCCCGTCGTGGCGCTATCCGGTGGTGTGCCTGCTGCTGTCGGCGGTCGCGGCGGCCACGATCGTGTACTCGACGTGGCGCCTGGGCGGCCGCGACGAGCAGGAGGCGCTCACCGCCGGCCTGCGGATCCTGGTGCTGGCGTGGCCGGGATCGGTCATGCTCGGCTACCTCGACCCGGCCCGGCTGGGTGACTACCTGGCCCAGTCGCTGCGGCTGCCGGCGCGGATGGTCGCGGCGTTCTCGGCGGCCCTGCAGCGCTTCCTCGGCTTCCACCTGGCCTGGCAGCAGCTCGACCGGGTGCGACGGGCGCGCGGCTTCGGAGCCGGCCGCAATCCGTTCGCGAACGGGCCGTACGTCGCCGACATGTCCTTCGCGCTGCTGGTGCAGGCGCTGCGCGGCGCCTCGGCGTCCTCGATCGCGATGGACGCCCGCGGTTTCGCCACCGCCCACGACCGCACCTGGGCGGAGCCGGCGACATGGAGCGGGCTGGACCGCGCGGCGATCGCACTGGCCGCGCTGCTCGGCGCGGTCCCGGTGGTCGTCCACCTGGTGTGA